One Ogataea parapolymorpha DL-1 chromosome VI, whole genome shotgun sequence DNA window includes the following coding sequences:
- a CDS encoding KIN17-like protein, whose amino-acid sequence MARPEYGTAKHASSQMRRRGLQKTKFYCQVCEKQCLDENGFKLHIQSPSHIKKLNSKLENSHNDSRALIGEYSGRFLGDFLRLLRINHGEKLIGSNRFYQEYIMDKNHVHLNSTRWKSLTSLVLFLKHQGLCRVEENEEYEEYDAERYSIAYIDKSPKKETKELKVRSDEEASLRGLQEQIERGKQLQESSKPETLETTTPGLDNHDKIKISMNKPINKCGMKIVPGVGHAVAPQVRKSSKLKSRIAAKNVLE is encoded by the coding sequence ATGGCGAGACCAGAATACGGGACTGCCAAGCACGCGTCCAGCCAGATGCGCAGGCGAGGGCTACAGAAAACCAAGTTCTACTGCCAAGTATGTGAAAAGCAGTGcttggacgagaacggaTTTAAATTGCATATACAGTCACCATCTCATATCAAGAAGCTAAACTCGAAACTAGAAAATTCGCACAACGACTCGAGGGCGCTTATTGGAGAGTACTCGGGACGATTTCTGGGCGATTTTTTGCGTCTGCTCAGAATAAACCACGGGGAAAAGCTCATCGGAAGCAACAGATTCTATCAGGAGTACATTATGGACAAAAACCATGTGCATCTCAACTCCACGAGGTGGAAAAGTCTGACATCCTTAGTGCTATTTCTGAAACACCAAGGATTGTGCAGGGTGGAAGagaacgaggagtacgaggaATACGATGCAGAACGCTACTCGATAGCTTATATTGATAAAAGTCCCAAAAAAGAgaccaaagagctcaaagtgcgcagcgacgaggaagcTTCGTTGCGTGGACTGCAAGAGCAGATAGAACGCGGAAAACAACTACAGGAAAGCTCGAAGCCAGAAACCCTAGAGACAACAACGCCGGGTCTGGATAATCatgataaaataaaaatatcTATGAACAAGCCTATCAATAAGTGCGGCATGAAAATCGTGCCGGGAGTCGGACACGCTGTGGCGCCACAGGTGCGTAAAAGCTCCAAACTCAAAAGTCGCATCGCTGCGAAAAACGTGTTAGAATGA
- a CDS encoding RING-finger protein MAG2: MEMKAPSSGSQERVYAPRTTTPAVAARSSQSAASSKVRPRESKKHGSKRYNKANKPVLVDDFPFDRALGRGRKGIDISHLVEFQLPEHNVVTDTGRRPGSKKHRAQSVRLNLTGRQNVNVNYRFIVDYRGDYRTQILDPNVPLDDASILRVLINKNDHQCPICLGDEFIAPRMTRCGHVFCYTCLLRLFAAFSTQEDYRGRVKCPLCSEDIREKHELLPVLITKIDERFEQPSVDQPVELELMYRPASRVFAQPFRLYLENCQFDGDIPWIPDFATVDNFLNDSRYVKYSRIMQCGPGFAIKCFEQELETLKLHRSLDSELYGDSTHHYELAELKIRSHMDAMAASFAESSQAAIPESPESLSLHLDELTLRQHQFQETEKGFFFYQTAFNSSVKYFLTNLDVQILKSLYGDYSAFPLTLHPILENINYEYSPLTEETIGRLKYLGHLPVGTEIGFLELDWTDQLPQFPKEISARFSKKLSERSRASRNKKRREDRSKAAFEKELELKTLQFYSKENNLSLTDYGYGEQASSHTFVESNAPPLGEDVLLPDDESKYKTTVWGTRILKSEDPESDEYDAEAELIIQQAKQSANATGKKKKKIVLSFT; the protein is encoded by the coding sequence AGAGAGTCCAAAAAGCACGGTTCCAAGAGATACAACAAAGCAAACAAGCCTGTGCTCGTGGACGACTTTCCTTTTGACAGAGCCTTGGGGAGAGGACGGAAAGGCATCGACATTAGTCATCTGGTAGAATTTCAGCTACCAGAACATAACGTGGTGACCGATACCGGTCGTCGGCCGGGCTCTAAGAAACATCGTGCTCAGAGTGTCCGACTGAATTTGACTGGCCGCCAAAACGTAAATGTCAACTACAGGTTCATTGTGGACTACCGTGGGGATTATAGGACGCAGATTCTGGACCCAAACGTGCCTTTGGACGACGCCTCAATCTTGCGCGtgctgatcaacaaaaatgaTCACCAGTGTCCTATCTGCCTTGGAGACGAGTTTATTGCTCCGCGGATGACGCGGTGCGGCCACGTTTTCTGCTACACGTGCTTGTTGCGGCTGTTTGCCGCTTTTTCAACTCAGGAGGACTATCGAGGCCGCGTCAAGTGTCCGCTCTGTTCGGAGGACATTAGAGAAAAACACGAGTTGCTCCCTGTACTAATCACAAAAATTGACGAGCGATTCGAGCAGCCGTCTGTTGATCAGCctgtggagctggagctcaTGTACAGGCCTGCCTCGCGGGTCTTTGCGCAGCCGTTCCGTCTTTACTTGGAAAACTGCCAGTTTGACGGCGATATTCCCTGGATACCCGATTTCGCCACTGTTGACAACTTCCTGAACGACTCGCGCTACGTGAAATATTCGAGGATAATGCAATGTGGACCAGGCTTCGCTATTAAATGTTTTGAACAGGAATTGGAGACACTTAAATTACATAGGTCTCTGGATTCTGAGCTATACGGCGATAGCACGCACCACTATGAGCTGgccgagctcaagatccGGTCTCACATGGACGCTATGGCGGCTTCCTTTGCTGAGTCATCTCAGGCCGCGATACCAGAGTCTCCAGAGAGTCTGAGTCTGCATTTGGATGAGCTAACTCTCCGTCAGCACCAAttccaagaaacagagaaGGGCTTCTTTTTCTACCAAACCGCATTCAACTCGAGCGTCAAGTACTTCCTCACAAATCTGGACGTTCAAATCCTCAAGTCGTTGTATGGCGACTACTCCGCGTTCCCGCTCACTCTGCATCCCATTCTCGAAAATATTAATTACGAATACTCGCCTCTCACTGAGGAGACCATTGGACGGCTGAAATATCTTGGACATTTGCCTGTTGGCACAGAAATAGggtttttggagcttgaCTGGACGGATCAGTTGCCGCAGTTCCCTAAAGAAATCTCCGCTCGCTTCAGTAAAAAACTCAGCGAGCGCAGTCGGGCGTCGCGCAATAAGAAGCGAAGAGAAGACCGCAGCAAGGCTGcctttgaaaaagagctggaactgAAAACCCTGCAGTTCTACTCAAAAGAGAATAACTTGAGCCTGACCGACTATGGTTACGGCGAGCAGGCATCGTCGCACACGTTTGTGGAGTCCAATGCTCCACCCTTAGGTGAGGACGTACTGCTTCCAGATGACGAGTCGAAATACAAGACCACGGTCTGGGGAACGAGAATTCTGAAGTCTGAAGACCCCGAGTCGGATGAATACGACGCAGAAGCAGAGTTGATTATTCAACAGGCCAAACAGTCGGCAAATGCTACcggaaagaagaaaaagaaaattgtgTTAAGTTTCACATAA